The genomic interval ACCTGTTGATGCGTATATGTTGGTTAACATGGGTGGCTTAGAAAAAATTGTGAATGAATTAGGTGGGATTAAAGTTGTTTCACCACTAACATTTAAGTACAATCCCGATACTGCACATGAAGATAAAGGAAACCTGTACTCTTTTAAAAAGGGAGAGACAACGTATCAACATGCGGGTAAGGATAATGTGATGAAGATGTATACAGAAATGGATGGGGCAGCAGCCTTAGCCTTCTCTCGTATGCGTTATCAAGATCCTACTGGTGATTATGGTCGTCAAAAGCGCCAACGTTTAGTCTTACAAGAAATTGCCAAAACTGCGGTAACCAATCCGATCGCACTAACAAGTAAATCTACGTTAGCAGTCGTTGGTGATTCGACAAAGACAGACTTAACATTTGATGATATTCAACGCATTGCCGGACGTTATATCAGTGCGGCAAAGAATATTAAGACAGATAACTTTACAGGTCGAGAATATAGTAATCTACCGTCAGGATCTTCTGAATTTATTGGGCCAATTGAAAAGCAACGTATTACTAATATTTTACGTGCCCAATTGGAATTGCCTATCGAGGACAGTGGTCCATTGTATGGTGGTGAGGTTACTGCTGCGCAAATTAATGCTTATCAACTACCGTTGCCGTAATAAGTAGGGTTATAAATAAAAATAAACAGGGCCACTAGTGAAAACTAATGGCCCTGTTTACTTGTTTAAGTGACATATAACAAACTATTTGTCTGTGTAGTCGCCTTCTTGGATATTGTCACGATTTGATTGATTGTATGTGTGACGGGTTGGCATGATGATCGCCGCAATGATATAGAAAGCAATCATTGGGAATCCCCATGTAACTAGGAATAGACCGATGAAGATTAAACGCATAACATTAGGATCAATGTTAAAGTAATCTGCGAATCCTCCTAAAACACCGGCAAGAACACGGTCGTTTGACTTATATAACTTCTTTTTCATGAGGGATCTCCTTATTTATTAGTGTATAACAAAGTATATTATATGATAAATAATAACGCAAGTAGCATAAACGTTTTTTAAAAAGCACTAAAGGCAGCGTTTTTTTAGGGCGTTAAATGTTGATTTCTGATAAGGTAGAGGAAGTTATAAAAAGAGGAGATCAATTATGATTATCGAATTATTGAAATCAATGATTATTGGTATCGTTGAAGGAATTACAGAATTCTTGCCAATCTCATCAACGGGACACATTATCATTACCCAAGCCTTTCTGAACATTCCTGGTGGAGACTTGTGGACTGAAGCCTTCGCACACATGTACGAATATGTTATCCAACTTGGGGCAATTATGGCTGTTATTCAGTTATACTTCCATAAGTTGAACCCATTCTCACCAACTAAGTCTTCATTGGAACGTAAGCAAACTTGGAGCCTATGGTTCAAAGTTGCGGTAGGTGTGTTGCCAGCCGTTGTAATTGGTTTCTTGTTTAACGATTACATGCAAGACAACATTTGGATTGTTGCAACAATGCTAATCCTTTATGGTGTCTTGTTTATCGTAATTGAAAACTATTTGAAGAACAAGAACCCATTGGTCACAGACATTAACCAATTGACTTATCAATTGGCTTTGTGGATTGGATTCTTCCAAGTGTTGGCAATTATTCCTGGAACATCACGTTCTGGAGCCACAATCTTGGGAGCCCTTTTGCTAGGGGCCTCACGTTTGGTTGCGGCAGAATTCTCATTCTTCATGAGTATCCCAGTTATGTTTGGGGTGACAATTTTGAAGATGGGAAGCTACTTCAAGGATGGTGGATCATTTACTGGACCACAAGCCTGGGTATTAGCAGTCGGATTCATCGTTTCATGGATTATTGCTTACGTAGCAATCAAGTTCTTGTTGGACTACATCAAGAACAATGACTTTAAGGTCTTTGGTTACTACCGTATTGCATTAGGACTATTCGTCATCTTGTTAGGTGCAATTGGTATCCTACACTAATCGCCAATTAACGATTAGGATAAAACAATAATAAAATGAAAAGGACCGCCTCTAACGAGGCGGTCCTTTTTCGTATGAACAGTAAATTAATTCGATAAAAAGTCAGGCTTTTTCCTTTTTAATATGCATTTTTTGTGAGATTTGCACAATCTTTTGACGACTATTTTTATCAACAGCTGGCCAAATATGATTTAGAATCGCAATGATGGTTGTGCCAAGTAGGCCTACAAATGCTAAGAAATTCATCCAAACCATGGTAATGATCACTGAGTTAATTGCTTGATAGAATGAGTATGCTTGGGTAATAAAGCCCACGTAAAGACTGAACAAGTGCGCCAATCCCATCATACACAATACTTCAAACGTAGTACCAACAACTGCCCACGGTAACCAAGGCTTTTTAGTCGGTAATAACCAATTGAAGAGCGTTAATGTAATAAACAATCCAACGAAAACGATTAATGGTTTAGCAGACTTCAATAGGCGGACAGTATCATCATTAATCGGCAGCACATCCAAAACATTTGATCCAATAGCTGCAAACAATAACAGAATAGCCGCAGTTGCAAGAATTAAAACTAACCAGAAAAGAGATACAAAACGATCAATGATGGCGATATGTTTTGCCGGTACGCCATAGATTTGGTTTTGCGAAGTTCTAATTGAGGCGATTAAACGGGTTACGGACCATAATGTCACTAACAACGAAATTGACAACACACCTAATCCATTTTGAAACAAGATTGATTCAACGATAGGCTGTAGGATGTGTAAAATTGATTCTGGTAAGAATGTTGCTAGGAAATTGATAACGGTGTCTAACTCTAAACCAACAATAGAAAGAAGATTACCAATCACAATTAGCATTGGAAATATTGATAATAAAGAAAAATAAGCAATTGAGGCGCTAGCATAGCCAAAATCGATCCGACAGAAATAATCAATGATAATTTTGACGTATTGATTTTGCCAAATACTATTCCAAACTTTGTGCATGAGTCATCTCCTTTCTTATGATTTTGGCTAGAATATAAAAAACATCAATATAAATTGATGTTAGTGACTACAGATTTTCAAGAGATTCGAGATGGAATCCGCGACGAGATAGTTGGCGAATAATTTTTGATAAACGTGCTTCATCGACTGCCATTGGTAACGTTACAACAACACGTGTTGTGCGGATGTTTTCGTCTGGATCAAATGTTACAAGAGATAGAATATCTGTGTAACGGGCAATGATTTTTGAGATTTTTTCTAGACTACCACGTTCACCATCAGTCAAAATTGTCATGACATAACGACCAGAACTAGGTGTCCATGAGTTTTCAAATACTTCATTTAAACGATTGTTAGTAATAATCCCAATAAAATGATGACGATCGTCTAAAACAGAAATAAATGGTAAATCGCGAAGTGCGAAAATCAAATCAAAGAATGAAGCGTCAATGTTAATAAACTTTGTCATGTTACGCATCAAAGTTGTTACTGGTTGGCTCATGTCAGCTTGCTCTGACAAATGCTTATACAGGTGCAGCTTGTAAATGACACCACGGAACATTTGACCATCAGCGTCCAAAATAGGTAACGCACGTAGGTTTTCAGCTTCTAAGATATCGAATGCTTCTTGTAAAGTCGTATTACTAGTGATGGTAATAATATCGGCACGGGGCTTCACTAAAGTTTCAAGCATTTGATTAAATCTCCTTTTTGTTTTCTAATCTAATTATCATAACATGTTCTTATACTATTTGGCATGTTTGCATGCATCTAAGTAGATTTTTCTCTTAAACATTAGAGAAATCGAACGAAATATGAGAATTATAAGTGTTCACCCGGAAACGCCTGAGAGTAGGAAAGTCGTGCATACAGGTTAAAAATTAGGTACTATTAACACTTGAGTGTCTTTTTAGGCAATTTGGTGTTTTTACATAGAAGTTATTGAGGGTGCAGTATGTTTGATGTGAAATATAAAGAAGTTATACATAAAAGCATTATGTCCATGCTAGTCATTATGATGTTGGCATTTCTATCGACGTATGTGGTGTTTTTTGGACAATATTTTGATTCTAGTGCAGATGGTTTGTTCCATATGAGTCGTTTTG from Weissella ceti carries:
- a CDS encoding LCP family protein encodes the protein MQNYPEHEQQRVSGAEQRGPRERPHAYRSRHIMFAVVIVLFIFVLGFGIRAFVNAQSALDKAYEKTEMKKTRNVSDLLKKGEPFSVLLLGTDTGELGRKYKGRTDSLMIATVNPKKETTTVISIPRDTIIAPVGYEEKFPLKMNAAYEVGSAKTSMETVQQWLNVPVDAYMLVNMGGLEKIVNELGGIKVVSPLTFKYNPDTAHEDKGNLYSFKKGETTYQHAGKDNVMKMYTEMDGAAALAFSRMRYQDPTGDYGRQKRQRLVLQEIAKTAVTNPIALTSKSTLAVVGDSTKTDLTFDDIQRIAGRYISAAKNIKTDNFTGREYSNLPSGSSEFIGPIEKQRITNILRAQLELPIEDSGPLYGGEVTAAQINAYQLPLP
- a CDS encoding PspC domain-containing protein, which gives rise to MKKKLYKSNDRVLAGVLGGFADYFNIDPNVMRLIFIGLFLVTWGFPMIAFYIIAAIIMPTRHTYNQSNRDNIQEGDYTDK
- a CDS encoding undecaprenyl-diphosphate phosphatase, yielding MIELLKSMIIGIVEGITEFLPISSTGHIIITQAFLNIPGGDLWTEAFAHMYEYVIQLGAIMAVIQLYFHKLNPFSPTKSSLERKQTWSLWFKVAVGVLPAVVIGFLFNDYMQDNIWIVATMLILYGVLFIVIENYLKNKNPLVTDINQLTYQLALWIGFFQVLAIIPGTSRSGATILGALLLGASRLVAAEFSFFMSIPVMFGVTILKMGSYFKDGGSFTGPQAWVLAVGFIVSWIIAYVAIKFLLDYIKNNDFKVFGYYRIALGLFVILLGAIGILH
- a CDS encoding YihY/virulence factor BrkB family protein — translated: MHKVWNSIWQNQYVKIIIDYFCRIDFGYASASIAYFSLLSIFPMLIVIGNLLSIVGLELDTVINFLATFLPESILHILQPIVESILFQNGLGVLSISLLVTLWSVTRLIASIRTSQNQIYGVPAKHIAIIDRFVSLFWLVLILATAAILLLFAAIGSNVLDVLPINDDTVRLLKSAKPLIVFVGLFITLTLFNWLLPTKKPWLPWAVVGTTFEVLCMMGLAHLFSLYVGFITQAYSFYQAINSVIITMVWMNFLAFVGLLGTTIIAILNHIWPAVDKNSRQKIVQISQKMHIKKEKA
- the cbpA gene encoding cyclic di-AMP binding protein CbpA translates to MLETLVKPRADIITITSNTTLQEAFDILEAENLRALPILDADGQMFRGVIYKLHLYKHLSEQADMSQPVTTLMRNMTKFINIDASFFDLIFALRDLPFISVLDDRHHFIGIITNNRLNEVFENSWTPSSGRYVMTILTDGERGSLEKISKIIARYTDILSLVTFDPDENIRTTRVVVTLPMAVDEARLSKIIRQLSRRGFHLESLENL